The sequence CCCCCTTTGAGCAGGGTGACCATCTGAGAGAGGAGCACTTCAAGTTTTGATGAATCGTGGCCCAAAAACTCAATAGCTGCCTTAACTCTCGCAATATATCCGTGATGATCGGCTCCCCAAATGTTGATGTAGCGATCATAGGGGCGAGCAAACTTATCGGCATGGTAGATGATGTCTCCCGCTAAATAGGTTGGTTCCCCGCTCTCTCGAACAATCACTCGATCCTTTTCGTCTCCATGAGCGCTTGAACGCAGCCAAACTTTGCCTCCCCCTTCGTAGCACCCCTGATGGGACTGAAGTAGGGCGTAGGTCTCCTCCCATCTGGGGTAGAGAGATTTTTCACTGACATAATGGTCAAAATGGATATGGGTGTCAGCTAGGTTGGAGCGAATCTCCTCTAGCATCAACTCTTTTCCGAAGAGGGAGAGCTCAGGGATAAAGGCTTCATCAGCAAAGGCCTTCTCCCCCCACTTCTTGAGTGCCTCCTTGGCAATATCTACGATGTACTCACCCCGGTAGTATTGCTCGGGGTAGGTGACAGGAAGAGAGAGAAGAGAATCGCGGCCCGCCAGATAGATGGAGAGACCAAGAAGATGGATTTGATTTCCCGCGTCATTAACGTAATACTCTGTCTCTAGGGCATAGCCAAGGTGTCTGCCGATACGGCTTAGGGCATCGCCTAAAACCGCTCCTCTGGCATGACCGATATGAAGAGGTCCTGTAGGGTTAGCGCTCACATACTCTAAAAGAATGCTCCCTTGCTTGTCTCCTTTGCCAAACTCTCTGCCTTGAGAGAGTGCTAAAGAGGCTTGTGCATCAAGAAAGCCTTGTTTTAGGCGAAAGTTGATGTATCCTCCAACACTTTGGACGCTCTCAAACACCTCAATCTCACTCAGCTTTTTGGAGAGCTCTTGAGCGATGAGGGCGGGATTCTTTTTTAGCTCTTTGGCCAAAGAGAAGGCAGCTGGAGTAGCGTAATGACCGTGATTTTTATCCTTGGGCTTTTCCAAAACAACGGAAAAGCCAAGCGTGGTTTCTAAGAGATGTTTGATCGTGTGGTGCAACGAAGTAGCCTTGTTATGCTTGTTTGGTGGTGTCTTGAATAGGGGTAGAGGCGCTCTTTTCGTTTTTGGGAGCCTCTTCGATTTTTTCGCTTTTGGTCACAGAGACTTCGCTCTCTTCATCCTCTTTCATCGCTTTTTTGAAATTCTTGATTCCTGAACCTAGACCCTTGGCAAGATCGGGAATCTTCTTAGCTCCAAAAAGTAAAACAACAATAGCCAAAATGACTAATAGTTCAGGCATACTGGGCATACCCATACAACTCTCCTTCTTCGGTAAAATTTGACAATTATATTCCCTATTGACTGTTAGGAGTCTTAGGAGTCTCTTTGCTTTTCCAGCGGGCTACAAGGCTTTCTACATCGTAGAGAATTCTTTTAGAGAGAGCTGCTCTGGCGATGGAGAGGAGAAGCTTTTCTGATTCTTTGAGGTCTCTGTTGACGATCACAAAGTCAAACTCTTTGATGTGTTTCATCTCCGTGTAGGCGTGCATCACGCGAAGATCAATCGTCTCTTTATCGTCGGTTCCTCGGAGCACGAGACGCTCTCTGAGCTCTTGCTGGGTGGGTGTGGTGATGAAGACAGAGGTGGTGAGCTCGGGATAAGATTCTTTGATGTTGCGGTGTCCTTGAATATCAATATCAAAGACCACCAATTTTCCTTGAGCCAAAGCCGATTCGACGGATTCTTTGGAGGTGCCATAGTAATTGCCATGGACTTCAGCCCACTCTAGGAAAAAATTCTCCTCGATTCCCTCTAGGAACTTCTCCTTGGAAACAAAATGGTAATGCTTGCCTTCGATTTCGCCTTCACGAGGAGTGCGCGTGGTGGTGGAGACGGAAAAGTAAGCGTTTTTAATCTCTTTGAATAGGGTTTTGCATAGAGAGCTTTTCCCTGAGCCGCTAGGCCCAGAGAGAACAAGAATTGCGCCTTTAGATCGTTCCATTATTTTTTATCGGGAAAGGAGATAGAGATGGTGAGCTGCATTCCATCAAGCAACTCTTTGAGCGCAGGGATGGAGAGCCCTTGGAGGTTTTTGATTGCCTCGGCGGCAGGGGCTTCGCTTTTTTGGACACTTGTGAAGGATTCGCTCTTCTCTTGAGTCAACGGAGCAGCAGGGATGGGCGCAGGGGGAGTGTCATCTTCAAAGTTAAACTCCTCCTCTTCATCTGGGGTGAGCTCTTCGCCTAGGGCTTCACTGAGTGCCTCTTCGGTGAGCGAGGCGAGCTCGCTACTCTCTATTTTGATATCGTTCATGTCTAAATCCTCCGCAGGAATGGGGGTGGGGTCATCTTCTTCAAGGAGATGTTTGACAGTTTCTAGGTCGTTAGCATCCAAAATACCGCCCGCTTCAAGAGGCTCATCGGGGATGAGATTCTCCTCTTTAGCCTCCAGCTCCTCATCCTTTTCTTCTAGGGAGAAGCCCAAGGAATCTAGGTCTAGGTCTAGGTCTTCTTGGGCTGAGGAATCAAGAGCTAAAGCCTCTTTGCTAGAGGCCACCTCTAGAGAATCGGGTGAGGCCTCAAGGAGGGAATCGTCCCACTCTAGGTCGCTTAGGGGGTCTTCCTCTTTGGGTTCAGATGCAGGAGTCTCTTCAAAAGAGAGATTCTCCATATCCACCTCTATAGGGGCATTCTTGGGGGTCTCTGGGCTTGGTGCGGGGGACTCTTCGTCAAACTCCAAAGAATCGAGATCTAAATCCAAATCTTCGCTCTCTTGGTTGGCGAGCTCTTGAGGGGAATCCAAAAGATCATCTTCCAAAAGAGGTGCGTCTTCTTCGCTTTTAGGAAGCTCTAGAGGTTCATCCAGGGAGAGGGGTGCATCAAGATCAAAATCAAGATCCTCTCCTTTTTCGAGCGAAGCGTCAACCTCTTCAGGAAGGTCTAGCGAGAACTCTTCTAGCTCTTTGGAGAAGGCGTCCTCGCCCGCTAAAGAAGAGGCACCCCCTTGGAAGAACTCTTTGGGAGAGCCCCCTTGGGCTTCACTCTTAAGAAGATCGACCATGTCTGTGGGTAAAAACGGCTTCTGAACAAAGAGGGAGAAGCCCGATTCTCTTGGGCGATCCTTGGAGTGGATGAAGCCATATTTTGCGTGGGGAATTTTTTCTGAAAGTGTCTCTAACGCGCCCTCTTCAAGACTCTCATCGTCGATAAAGACAAAATCGAAATCGAAATCTTCGACCTCCATGAATGACTCAACTTCGGCAACTCCGATTCCCGCTTTTTCGGCGCTAAGTTTGACGAGTTTCCTGACGATAGGATTCTTGTTGATGAGGAGCAGTTTCATGAATCTTCCTTCTAGCAAGCATGGATAAGGAAAAATTGTCACGCTTAAGGGTAAAATTATAGCAGTTAATCTCCGCTTTGACAAGGAAAATCCGATGTTTGCTCCTGTTCGACTTCTGTTTGCAATATGGCTTTTAGGACTCTCTTTGGAAGCGAAGGAGCAGTTTTATCTGATGCCAGAAGAGCAAAGAGAAGCGCTTGCCTCCCTCGTTCGTTTCATTGACAACACCAAGAGTGATTTGGATGTGGCGATCTATAGCTTCACCAACAAAGAGATATCTAAAGCGATTAGAAAAGCAGCAGAGCGAGGGGTGAAGATTCGACTTATTTATGATGAGAGCGCCAACAAAGGGGTGGATGTTTCCACGATTGGATATCTCGCTAAATATCGTCATATTGAGGCTTGCACGCTCAAAGGTGAAAGATCAAAAAATGATAAATATGAGGGTCTGATGCACATGAAAATGGCAATTTCTGATGGAAAAAGCCTGCTGATTGGCTCGGCTAATTGGTCAAAGAGTGCTTTTGAGAACAACTACGAGACGCTTCTAATCACTGAAAATCTAGAGTGGACGCAAAAGGCCAAGCGCTATTTTGAGAAGATGAAAACTCGTTGTCGCCCCTATTGAAAGAAGATTTTAAGGGCTTCTAGTGCGAGAATGAATTCTCTCTTGAAGTGGATAAGAATCGCGGGCAATATGACGATTAATACAGCGAAGGCAATGGCAATCTTTACAGGGAAGCCAATCACAAGTAGGTTAAATTGCGGGTGAGCCTTGCCTATCATCCCAAAGATGATGTCCGAGAGCAGGATAAGCGCAACGATAGGGAAGGCCATCGTAAAGCCAATAAGAAAGAGATTGGCAAAGGCCTTGAGCGTGTAGGAGGCGATATCAGGGGAAAAGACAAATCCCCCCAGTGGGATATGTCGCAACGATTCGGCAATAAAAAGAAAAAAGGGGTGATGGAGGTCAAGGGCTAACATCACCAAGAGGGCTAGGAGCGTGATGAGCTGACCGATGATAGGCTTTTGTGCTCCTGTGACGGGGTCATAAGCGCTGGCCATCGTGAGACCCATGGCAAAAGAGGTCACCTCTCCCCCAAAAGAGATCATCCCAAAGACGATCTGTAAAACGACCGAGGCAAGAAATCCCAGCATCAATTCGCTCAATCCTGCCAGCATGAAATCAACGATTTGCGTGGGGGGTGATTGAAGGGGAACGACAGGGAAAAAGAGAATCGTCAAAAAGAAGATGAGAGCGCCTTTAATGCTGGTGGAGATGAGCTGATTCTCAAAAAAGGGAAAGAAAAACATCACGCCACTAAAGCGCAAAAGAAGAAGCAAAAAAGCAGTGACATTTCCCTCGGTGAGAGAGCTTAAAAGCTCCATGGCAAAAGTCGCTTGTTGTCTAGACGATAGATTCGATCGCATCGCTTCGCCAAACTAGCGTCATGGGTGGCAAAGAGAAGGAGTGCTTTTTGGCTTTTGACATAATCAAAAAGTGCTTCCATCACGCTAGAGGCGGTCTCTTGATCAAGATTCCCCGTGGGTTCGTCCGCGAAGATGATTTGGGGTTTTTTGGTGAGAACCCTAGCGATCGAGAGGCGCTGCTGTTGTCCTCCAGAGAGCTCGCCCACGCTCTGTTCCACCACTTGTGCAATACCAAAAGCCTCAAGAAGCTCGTAATCTAGAGGCTGCTTGGAGAGAATGGAGGCAACTTGGAGATTTTCGATTCCACTGAAACCCCTAAAGAGATAGTGAGATTGGAAGATGATGCCAAGCTTTTCTCGTCTAAGCTCCAAAAGTTGGGCCGTTGGGAGTTGATAGATGGATTGATCAAAAAGCTTAACCTCACCTGCAAGAGGCTTAAGAAGGGTAGAGAGGGTGTGAAGGAGCGTTGATTTTCCGCTACCGCTCACGCCCATGATGGAGACGCACTCCCCCGAATCGGCTTCAAGGGAGACCTCTCCAAAGAGCTCATGCTCAAAGGCATGACCTAGAGAGGAGGCAGAAAGAAGGGGCATTAGCCTAGTTGAGCGGCCACTTCTTCGGCGAAGTTGCACGCTTTCTTCTCGATTCCTTCGCCTAGCTCGAATCGAACATAGTCAACGATTTCGATGCTATCGTCTAGCTCTTTGCCCTTGGCTTCAAGAACTTGGGCGATGGTCTTTTTATCATCCATGACATAGAACTGCCCCAAAAGGGTCAATCGTTGGTCAATTAGGGTGCTATCAGCAATGAATCGCTCAAGTTGACCGGGGACGATTTTGTCCCAAATCGCTTCAGGTTTGCCCTGAGCCTTAAGCTCTTCTCTTAGTTTT comes from Wolinella succinogenes DSM 1740 and encodes:
- the argS gene encoding arginine--tRNA ligase → MHHTIKHLLETTLGFSVVLEKPKDKNHGHYATPAAFSLAKELKKNPALIAQELSKKLSEIEVFESVQSVGGYINFRLKQGFLDAQASLALSQGREFGKGDKQGSILLEYVSANPTGPLHIGHARGAVLGDALSRIGRHLGYALETEYYVNDAGNQIHLLGLSIYLAGRDSLLSLPVTYPEQYYRGEYIVDIAKEALKKWGEKAFADEAFIPELSLFGKELMLEEIRSNLADTHIHFDHYVSEKSLYPRWEETYALLQSHQGCYEGGGKVWLRSSAHGDEKDRVIVRESGEPTYLAGDIIYHADKFARPYDRYINIWGADHHGYIARVKAAIEFLGHDSSKLEVLLSQMVTLLKGGQPYKMSKRAGNFILMRDVLEDIGADALRFIFLSKKPDTHLEFDVDDLNKEDSSNPIFYINYAHARIHTMLGKSSLDSQEIEAASLEGLEDSIFDLLFLSLQLPQVLEDSFENRAIQKVAEYLRALAGEFHKFYNEHKILETPQEAALLKVCKVVALSLSQGLALLGITAKERM
- a CDS encoding twin-arginine translocase TatA/TatE family subunit is translated as MGMPSMPELLVILAIVVLLFGAKKIPDLAKGLGSGIKNFKKAMKEDEESEVSVTKSEKIEEAPKNEKSASTPIQDTTKQA
- the gmk gene encoding guanylate kinase translates to MERSKGAILVLSGPSGSGKSSLCKTLFKEIKNAYFSVSTTTRTPREGEIEGKHYHFVSKEKFLEGIEENFFLEWAEVHGNYYGTSKESVESALAQGKLVVFDIDIQGHRNIKESYPELTTSVFITTPTQQELRERLVLRGTDDKETIDLRVMHAYTEMKHIKEFDFVIVNRDLKESEKLLLSIARAALSKRILYDVESLVARWKSKETPKTPNSQ
- a CDS encoding phospholipase D-like domain-containing protein, translated to MFAPVRLLFAIWLLGLSLEAKEQFYLMPEEQREALASLVRFIDNTKSDLDVAIYSFTNKEISKAIRKAAERGVKIRLIYDESANKGVDVSTIGYLAKYRHIEACTLKGERSKNDKYEGLMHMKMAISDGKSLLIGSANWSKSAFENNYETLLITENLEWTQKAKRYFEKMKTRCRPY
- the fliR gene encoding flagellar biosynthetic protein FliR yields the protein MELLSSLTEGNVTAFLLLLLRFSGVMFFFPFFENQLISTSIKGALIFFLTILFFPVVPLQSPPTQIVDFMLAGLSELMLGFLASVVLQIVFGMISFGGEVTSFAMGLTMASAYDPVTGAQKPIIGQLITLLALLVMLALDLHHPFFLFIAESLRHIPLGGFVFSPDIASYTLKAFANLFLIGFTMAFPIVALILLSDIIFGMIGKAHPQFNLLVIGFPVKIAIAFAVLIVILPAILIHFKREFILALEALKIFFQ
- a CDS encoding ABC transporter ATP-binding protein produces the protein MPLLSASSLGHAFEHELFGEVSLEADSGECVSIMGVSGSGKSTLLHTLSTLLKPLAGEVKLFDQSIYQLPTAQLLELRREKLGIIFQSHYLFRGFSGIENLQVASILSKQPLDYELLEAFGIAQVVEQSVGELSGGQQQRLSIARVLTKKPQIIFADEPTGNLDQETASSVMEALFDYVKSQKALLLFATHDASLAKRCDRIYRLDNKRLLPWSF